In Xanthocytophaga agilis, a genomic segment contains:
- a CDS encoding SDR family oxidoreductase, which produces MTTERKHVMIAGGTSGIGLATAKKLIEKGIRITITGRDNEKLQHVLTELGPLASGEVVDSSDITQLQAFMRKIDPITDLVITVSGGKGMGVFRDLDLQQLKEGFEEKLFPQLATAQAAIPYIASHGSITFVSAASSQAKREGTGGLAAINGSLEILVPVLAKELKPIRVNAVSPGVINTPWWNFLPEETKQQTFQQLAQLTPVERVGQPEDIAAVIDTLLGNTFITGQVITVDGGYSL; this is translated from the coding sequence ATGACAACAGAACGCAAACATGTCATGATAGCCGGTGGTACTTCCGGAATAGGACTAGCTACTGCAAAGAAACTAATTGAAAAAGGTATCCGGATTACAATTACAGGACGTGATAATGAGAAACTACAGCACGTGTTAACTGAATTAGGCCCGCTGGCAAGTGGAGAAGTTGTAGATTCCTCTGATATAACACAATTGCAGGCTTTTATGAGAAAGATAGATCCTATTACAGATCTGGTGATTACAGTAAGCGGGGGAAAAGGTATGGGGGTATTTCGGGATCTGGATCTACAACAGTTAAAAGAAGGTTTTGAGGAAAAGCTGTTTCCGCAATTAGCTACCGCACAGGCTGCTATTCCATATATTGCCTCTCATGGTAGCATTACATTTGTGTCTGCTGCCAGTTCACAAGCCAAACGAGAAGGAACAGGTGGTCTGGCGGCTATTAATGGCTCACTGGAAATTTTGGTTCCTGTGTTAGCCAAAGAACTCAAACCCATTCGGGTAAATGCAGTTTCTCCTGGCGTGATTAATACTCCCTGGTGGAATTTTCTGCCAGAAGAAACCAAACAGCAAACATTTCAGCAGTTAGCTCAATTAACTCCAGTCGAGAGAGTCGGGCAGCCCGAAGATATTGCAGCCGTTATTGATACTCTCTTAGGCAATACCTTTATTACAGGGCAAGTGATAACAGTAGATGGAGGGTATAGTCTGTAA
- a CDS encoding SpoIIE family protein phosphatase yields the protein MSRITYILRVSLLLFVLLGGSFVANAQQGNPYITNYTIIPANLPGYDLPRTFTSILSGGDQHIYVTNTKGVLFYNGSEWILVRTATTPLSLTTHPDYSERVYVGCQEGFGYVQTNANGENQFVGYGKEQKITGAITQIKSNGNHVYLLNKSAVYEWDVKEDQLSNVWKASGSATFQDLFVQKNQVFVNVAGKGLQRINGKQLTTVAGTEVLGQSRIVATIPLSEQKQILGTSNNRLWIFNGQQLSPLSIEAQSYLDANQLSSGTDLSASMYALATVSGGCVIIEKQTGKIRHVVNFQTGLPEDEIQAVSKDGQGNLWISHSMGVSRADFHFLVSNFSTYPGLIGNVTQVLSHKNMLYVATTEGIFYLDKSDSFQEVSGFIKQKRQIERITKTITIKENRKGLLGKLFGGKDDVKVDQKKEVIELEDKPTNVNRQQEIYALQSIPYLFKKVEGFAGKCRQLSLFEGRILAAGSNGVYQISGTSSTPLLTGVYVQSLYASTTKRILVGAQNGLYALNLRGDKWEPENYTRQVSTPVHSMCQEGNTVWLGSLNQVWKLELNTQGKIHKAHPYTTGLPYSDLIPVFLAEGKPSFIIDNKLYRFNSSENKLEIDGDWTKKGIDLRAPVYGQKDLTWMRLEGRWQEISSTQKIDQQRTSLLNLFSDLRDVYIDGKQNIWVVDAANQIYQINGDPNFSTLPALHVYLERVADKKGKNLPIDDVSVPYDQNALQFVVSPRQFGQEAAIQYQYRVSGIGNEWSEWQTAPVFRFPILPDGSFTLQVRARDAQGTISEVSEFDFVVRPPFWKTWWFQGFVLIAIAAGVVFFVRFRTYRLEQANRILEQRVEERTLEIRLQKEQIELQKNDIELQKHELELAYTDISKKNKHITGSINYAQKIQHAILPLESQIEKALPESFVFFQPRDTVSGDFYWFSEKEEVVIIAAVDCTGHGVPGAFMSMIGNTLLNQIVNEKGITEPAKILNLLHKGVRKALKQEEDNSERQDGMDIALCTFNKRTLLLQYAGANNSLYIVENGELIETKANKFGIGGVQKEAERLFTNHTFTVSANTHCYLFTDGYEDQFGGPDNRKFMAKRFRQLLVDIHAKPATEQKQILTQTIHDWKGHESQMDDMLVIGFQLPVSPDFAIKATLMDSVTQ from the coding sequence ATGTCACGAATTACATATATTTTAAGAGTATCTCTGTTACTATTTGTCTTATTGGGAGGAAGCTTCGTTGCCAACGCCCAACAAGGTAATCCCTATATCACCAATTATACGATTATACCTGCTAATCTTCCAGGGTATGACTTACCCCGCACATTTACTTCTATTCTGTCTGGAGGTGATCAGCATATTTATGTAACCAATACCAAAGGGGTGTTATTTTATAATGGATCAGAATGGATACTGGTTCGGACTGCTACCACACCTTTATCATTGACTACACACCCTGATTATTCAGAGCGTGTATATGTAGGGTGTCAGGAAGGATTTGGCTATGTTCAGACAAACGCCAATGGAGAGAATCAGTTTGTTGGCTATGGGAAGGAACAAAAGATTACAGGAGCTATTACACAGATAAAAAGTAATGGAAATCATGTATATCTGTTAAATAAGTCAGCTGTATATGAGTGGGATGTAAAAGAAGACCAGTTAAGTAATGTATGGAAAGCATCCGGTTCTGCAACCTTTCAGGATTTGTTTGTTCAGAAGAATCAGGTTTTTGTAAATGTAGCAGGAAAAGGTTTGCAACGTATTAATGGGAAGCAATTGACTACCGTTGCAGGAACAGAGGTTTTGGGACAATCCCGTATTGTAGCGACTATTCCTTTATCGGAACAGAAGCAGATTCTGGGAACATCCAACAATCGTCTGTGGATCTTTAACGGTCAGCAGTTATCTCCTTTATCTATTGAGGCACAAAGTTATCTGGATGCGAATCAGTTATCAAGTGGCACAGACTTATCAGCTTCTATGTATGCCCTTGCTACTGTTTCGGGTGGTTGTGTTATTATTGAAAAGCAAACAGGAAAGATACGTCACGTTGTAAACTTCCAGACCGGCTTACCTGAAGATGAAATTCAGGCGGTAAGTAAAGATGGACAAGGAAACTTGTGGATCAGTCATTCCATGGGAGTAAGCCGTGCTGATTTTCATTTTTTGGTATCCAATTTCTCTACTTATCCGGGATTGATTGGCAATGTTACGCAGGTTCTTTCACATAAGAATATGCTGTATGTAGCGACAACAGAAGGTATTTTCTATCTGGATAAATCCGACTCTTTTCAGGAAGTTTCCGGATTTATAAAGCAAAAACGCCAGATTGAACGCATCACAAAAACCATTACCATTAAAGAAAATCGAAAAGGTTTGCTTGGAAAGCTATTTGGAGGAAAAGATGATGTAAAGGTAGACCAGAAAAAAGAAGTTATTGAACTGGAAGACAAACCAACGAATGTCAATCGTCAGCAAGAAATCTACGCATTACAGTCTATCCCTTATCTGTTCAAGAAAGTAGAAGGGTTTGCTGGAAAGTGTCGTCAGCTTTCTTTGTTTGAGGGCCGGATACTGGCAGCAGGAAGTAATGGTGTATATCAGATTAGTGGAACCTCTTCAACCCCCTTGTTGACAGGTGTATATGTACAGTCCTTATATGCTTCTACTACCAAACGAATTCTGGTTGGAGCTCAAAACGGGTTATATGCTCTGAATTTGCGTGGAGACAAGTGGGAACCCGAAAATTATACCCGCCAGGTATCAACACCTGTTCATTCTATGTGTCAGGAAGGAAATACAGTATGGCTGGGTAGCCTGAATCAGGTATGGAAGCTGGAACTGAATACACAAGGCAAAATTCATAAGGCACATCCTTATACTACCGGACTTCCTTATTCTGACCTTATTCCTGTATTCCTGGCAGAAGGTAAGCCTTCCTTTATTATAGACAATAAATTATATCGCTTTAACAGTTCTGAAAATAAGCTGGAAATTGATGGAGATTGGACTAAGAAAGGAATAGATCTGCGTGCCCCTGTCTATGGACAGAAGGATCTTACCTGGATGCGTTTGGAAGGAAGATGGCAGGAAATTAGCAGCACACAAAAAATAGATCAGCAACGTACATCTTTGTTGAATCTGTTTTCAGATTTGCGGGATGTATACATTGACGGCAAACAAAATATCTGGGTGGTAGATGCTGCCAATCAGATTTACCAGATCAATGGCGACCCTAACTTTAGTACACTTCCTGCACTTCATGTATATCTTGAAAGAGTAGCTGACAAAAAGGGTAAGAATCTGCCTATTGATGATGTTAGTGTACCATATGATCAGAATGCACTTCAGTTTGTAGTGTCTCCTCGTCAGTTTGGTCAGGAAGCAGCCATTCAATATCAGTATCGTGTATCAGGTATTGGCAATGAATGGTCTGAATGGCAAACAGCACCTGTATTTCGTTTTCCTATTTTACCTGATGGTTCATTTACTTTACAGGTAAGAGCCCGTGATGCACAAGGAACAATAAGTGAAGTGAGCGAATTTGATTTTGTAGTGCGTCCACCTTTCTGGAAAACATGGTGGTTCCAAGGTTTTGTGTTGATTGCCATTGCTGCTGGTGTTGTATTTTTCGTACGTTTTCGTACGTATCGTCTGGAACAAGCCAATCGCATTCTGGAGCAACGTGTAGAAGAACGTACGTTGGAAATACGCTTGCAAAAAGAGCAGATTGAACTTCAGAAAAACGATATTGAATTGCAAAAGCATGAACTGGAGCTGGCATACACAGATATTTCCAAAAAGAACAAACACATTACTGGAAGTATCAATTATGCTCAGAAGATCCAACATGCTATCTTACCATTAGAGTCCCAGATTGAGAAGGCATTACCAGAATCATTTGTATTCTTCCAGCCACGAGATACTGTGAGTGGTGACTTCTATTGGTTCTCAGAGAAAGAAGAGGTTGTTATTATTGCGGCAGTTGACTGTACCGGACATGGCGTACCAGGTGCATTTATGTCCATGATCGGTAATACGTTGTTAAACCAGATTGTCAATGAGAAAGGTATTACCGAGCCAGCGAAAATTCTGAATCTGTTACACAAAGGCGTGCGTAAAGCGCTGAAACAGGAGGAGGATAATAGCGAAAGACAGGATGGTATGGATATCGCACTTTGTACTTTCAATAAACGCACATTGTTGTTACAGTATGCAGGAGCTAATAATTCATTATATATTGTTGAAAATGGTGAACTGATTGAAACAAAAGCCAATAAATTTGGAATTGGTGGAGTTCAGAAAGAAGCTGAACGATTGTTTACCAATCATACCTTTACAGTAAGTGCTAATACGCATTGTTATCTGTTCACAGATGGATATGAAGACCAGTTTGGTGGACCTGACAACCGGAAGTTTATGGCAAAACGTTTCCGTCAATTACTGGTAGATATTCATGCTAAACCAGCCACAGAACAAAAACAGATACTGACACAGACTATACATGACTGGAAAGGCCATGAATCGCAAATGGATGATATGTTGGTGATAGGTTTTCAGTTGCCAGTATCCCCAGATTTTGCAATCAAGGCTACCCTGATGGATAGTGTCACCCAATAA
- a CDS encoding helix-turn-helix domain-containing protein produces MLDTVLHYIHKNFDQELSLDILAEQANYSPFHFHRLFKEQTGEAPKQYILRLRLEKACKELIFYPHKSIYEIAMDCGFSSASVFARAFRRRYQINAEQYREAELQKLTHNTTTVSLSSDQLEIIRMERFVIAYEIALLDTEENIMQAFQNIYQWAEARDLTDRYPYFYGVFLDSPVTTKMKQCRYLAGIRVYPSENIRFTEKMMALGGAKHAQIQITGGMSEVVNYALHFKKQWIAQSGYEIIPESIGFEAFSQLDLNLPYASHNRKICIAVQPK; encoded by the coding sequence ATGTTAGACACTGTTCTCCATTATATTCACAAAAACTTTGATCAGGAATTATCCCTGGATATCCTGGCCGAACAGGCAAATTATTCTCCTTTTCATTTTCACAGGCTGTTTAAAGAGCAGACAGGAGAAGCGCCTAAACAATACATACTTCGGTTACGGCTAGAGAAAGCTTGTAAAGAGCTGATATTTTATCCTCATAAGTCCATTTATGAAATTGCTATGGATTGTGGATTTAGTTCTGCTTCAGTATTTGCCAGAGCCTTTCGACGAAGATACCAGATAAACGCAGAGCAGTATCGGGAAGCAGAATTGCAAAAGCTTACACACAATACCACAACTGTTAGTTTATCAAGTGATCAGTTAGAGATAATACGAATGGAACGCTTTGTCATTGCATATGAGATTGCATTGCTTGATACGGAAGAAAATATTATGCAAGCATTCCAGAATATATATCAATGGGCTGAAGCAAGAGATCTGACAGATCGTTACCCTTACTTTTATGGTGTATTTCTGGATTCGCCAGTTACTACAAAGATGAAGCAATGCCGCTATTTGGCTGGTATACGTGTATACCCTTCTGAAAATATTCGGTTTACTGAAAAAATGATGGCGTTGGGGGGAGCTAAGCATGCACAGATTCAGATAACAGGAGGCATGTCTGAGGTGGTGAATTATGCACTTCATTTCAAAAAGCAATGGATTGCTCAGAGCGGATATGAGATTATCCCTGAATCCATAGGCTTTGAAGCTTTTTCTCAATTGGATTTAAATTTACCTTACGCTTCTCATAACCGTAAGATCTGTATCGCTGTACAACCCAAATAG
- a CDS encoding Crp/Fnr family transcriptional regulator yields MILPIDLLKKLIDYSYPLPDKDWKIFSKIWTPFSAKRKEVLTRVGEKEKYLYFVVDGVQRVYYFDDQDREATLVFTYSPSFGGVLDSLLLQQTSRYFYETLTPSVFLRASATDLLALTEQSRAIELLVRQGLVQALAGVLERLAELQCYSSEEKFRKLLQRSPHILQRVPHKYLANYLGIDPTNFSKLINKVKI; encoded by the coding sequence ATGATACTACCTATTGATCTTTTAAAAAAACTTATTGATTATAGCTATCCACTTCCTGATAAGGATTGGAAAATTTTTTCAAAGATTTGGACACCTTTTTCGGCTAAACGAAAAGAGGTACTTACCCGTGTAGGTGAAAAGGAAAAGTATCTGTATTTTGTAGTAGATGGCGTGCAGCGGGTATATTACTTTGACGATCAGGACAGAGAAGCCACATTAGTATTTACCTATTCGCCTTCTTTTGGTGGGGTGCTGGACTCATTACTTCTGCAACAAACATCCCGCTATTTTTATGAAACCCTGACTCCATCGGTATTTTTACGGGCCTCAGCAACTGATTTGCTGGCATTAACTGAGCAGAGTCGTGCAATAGAATTATTGGTAAGACAAGGTCTTGTGCAAGCATTGGCCGGAGTACTGGAGAGGCTGGCCGAATTGCAGTGCTACTCGTCAGAAGAAAAATTCAGAAAGCTTTTACAACGAAGCCCGCATATTCTGCAACGGGTACCTCATAAATACTTAGCTAATTATCTGGGTATTGATCCAACCAATTTTAGCAAGCTGATAAACAAAGTAAAGATTTAA
- a CDS encoding DUF4345 domain-containing protein produces MKTNLLTILSRGFILFSALSLLSVSLMAFVNPQSVMDLVHVNLSNTDAFSSIRGVYGGVGLTIFISLLYLMRKDIHMGLIFLSMLWGFYALSRLMTIFSEGSLGAFGTQWLCIESILFGVSVILLFLHKRTLAVNY; encoded by the coding sequence ATGAAAACTAATTTATTAACTATCCTCTCAAGAGGATTTATCCTCTTTTCAGCTTTAAGCTTGTTGTCTGTCAGTTTGATGGCATTTGTCAATCCGCAATCTGTCATGGATCTGGTACATGTCAACTTATCTAATACAGATGCATTTAGTTCTATACGAGGAGTATATGGAGGTGTTGGATTGACTATTTTTATCAGCCTGCTTTATCTGATGCGAAAAGATATACATATGGGATTAATTTTTCTGTCAATGCTTTGGGGTTTCTATGCATTATCCCGTTTGATGACCATCTTTTCTGAAGGAAGTCTTGGCGCATTTGGAACACAATGGTTATGCATTGAATCAATCCTGTTTGGAGTCTCTGTTATTTTGTTGTTTCTACATAAAAGAACTTTAGCTGTTAATTACTAA
- a CDS encoding DinB family protein: MKPVLKDQLLDSLEEQVEQHLRQCVEQFQNLSEDILLAPAANGGWSIAQCLEHLNSYGKYYLPQIQKGLTKAQSKPNVETFRSTWLGMYFNRMMDPQIGTGKYKAFKGHIPDQNLNPYAVVAEFIQQQETLLSYICQARHVDLNCIRIPISILQWIRLKLGDVLQFLIAHNERHIVQAQRNISISASIVNSEQA; encoded by the coding sequence ATGAAACCTGTATTAAAAGACCAGCTATTGGATTCACTGGAAGAACAAGTGGAACAACATCTTCGGCAGTGTGTTGAACAGTTTCAGAATCTTAGTGAGGACATTTTATTAGCTCCTGCTGCCAATGGAGGATGGAGTATTGCTCAGTGTCTGGAGCATTTGAATAGTTATGGTAAGTATTATTTGCCTCAAATTCAGAAAGGATTGACCAAGGCACAGTCAAAGCCCAATGTTGAAACTTTTCGTAGTACCTGGTTAGGAATGTATTTTAACAGAATGATGGACCCGCAGATAGGAACGGGGAAATACAAAGCTTTTAAAGGGCATATTCCTGATCAAAATCTGAATCCCTATGCTGTAGTAGCCGAATTTATCCAGCAACAAGAAACTTTACTCTCTTATATCTGTCAGGCTCGTCATGTAGACTTAAATTGTATTCGTATTCCTATCTCAATCCTGCAATGGATACGTCTCAAACTAGGAGATGTGTTACAGTTTTTGATTGCACACAATGAAAGACATATAGTGCAGGCTCAACGAAATATTTCAATATCTGCTTCAATCGTGAACTCTGAACAGGCCTGA
- a CDS encoding serine hydrolase, with amino-acid sequence MKRLLPLLFYLFSPLLFAQTAKQLNEFDAYIQKAVKEWQIPGLAIAVVKDGKVILKKGYGTREVGKDQLVDVHTLFACASTTKALTATGMGMLVDAGKVSWNDPVIKYLPDFHLYDPYVTKQLTVRDLFTHNSGVGNTDFLWGDTDWSSEEVLQKMAMVKPSYSFRASFIYQNIFYLVAGKVIEKVSGMSWGEFMKQRIFQPLGMTRTKPYFKEVTDANRSRPHFKVENTIVAIEDLKADAIGPAGSVWSCVDDMAKWVACMLDSSKYTGGRLVNPQTWTELFKPQVMVPPSQFYPTMRLTQPNWTTYGLGWFQQDYKGKKVNFHTGSLPGTIAIHGQLPEAKLGIYILGNYDHAEIRHALMFKAFDLFALGGNRDWSAEFLTLYQNLAEAAKTAEKEFESSRKLNTQPSFPLEAYTGKYSDPLYGDVVITLANNQLSVTINKFVKITVEHWHYNTFRGWYEKKWYGKDTINFILSADGTIEKVVIDGKGYQKEVPEKKL; translated from the coding sequence ATGAAGAGACTCTTACCCCTTCTGTTTTATTTGTTTTCTCCCTTGCTGTTTGCGCAAACAGCAAAACAACTCAATGAATTTGACGCCTACATTCAAAAAGCAGTCAAAGAGTGGCAGATTCCTGGTCTTGCTATTGCTGTTGTAAAAGATGGAAAGGTAATTTTAAAGAAAGGCTATGGAACACGTGAAGTTGGAAAGGATCAACTTGTAGATGTACATACACTATTTGCCTGTGCTTCTACCACTAAGGCACTGACAGCAACAGGCATGGGAATGCTGGTAGATGCAGGTAAGGTAAGCTGGAATGATCCTGTAATTAAATACCTGCCAGATTTTCATCTGTATGATCCGTATGTGACAAAACAGCTGACTGTCCGGGATCTATTTACCCATAATTCAGGTGTAGGTAATACAGATTTTCTATGGGGTGATACGGATTGGTCTTCAGAGGAGGTTCTTCAAAAGATGGCAATGGTCAAACCTTCTTATTCGTTTCGGGCAAGCTTTATTTACCAGAATATTTTTTATCTGGTAGCTGGGAAGGTAATTGAGAAAGTAAGTGGTATGAGTTGGGGAGAATTTATGAAACAACGTATTTTTCAGCCTCTGGGAATGACCCGTACCAAACCCTACTTTAAAGAAGTAACGGATGCCAATCGATCACGTCCCCATTTCAAAGTAGAGAATACTATCGTTGCCATTGAAGATTTAAAAGCAGATGCTATTGGACCGGCTGGCAGTGTCTGGTCTTGTGTGGATGATATGGCAAAATGGGTTGCCTGTATGCTCGATAGTAGCAAGTATACAGGTGGAAGGTTGGTAAATCCGCAAACGTGGACGGAATTATTTAAACCTCAGGTAATGGTGCCACCCTCCCAGTTTTATCCTACCATGCGACTAACCCAACCTAATTGGACAACGTATGGATTAGGATGGTTTCAACAGGACTATAAAGGTAAGAAAGTTAATTTTCATACAGGTAGCTTACCAGGTACTATTGCTATTCATGGCCAATTGCCCGAGGCTAAGTTAGGTATCTATATTCTGGGTAACTATGATCATGCAGAGATACGTCATGCATTGATGTTTAAGGCATTTGACTTGTTTGCCCTGGGAGGGAATCGGGATTGGAGTGCTGAGTTTTTGACGCTATATCAGAATCTGGCTGAAGCAGCAAAAACAGCAGAGAAAGAATTCGAAAGCAGCCGAAAACTAAATACACAACCTTCGTTTCCTCTGGAAGCCTATACTGGCAAGTATTCAGATCCTTTGTATGGAGATGTAGTGATTACTCTTGCAAATAATCAATTATCTGTCACAATCAATAAGTTCGTTAAGATTACGGTAGAACATTGGCATTATAATACGTTTAGGGGGTGGTATGAGAAAAAATGGTATGGAAAAGATACTATCAATTTTATACTCAGTGCAGACGGAACTATAGAAAAAGTTGTGATAGATGGGAAAGGATATCAGAAAGAGGTTCCTGAGAAAAAATTATAA
- a CDS encoding metal-dependent hydrolase family protein, giving the protein MTSNTHTFSVLSIIRAFGIVAITNYAFNFTYSNIQTNCYPISPYSMKLKFILLFALTIIFCQLVAAQSRLKAIKAGKVIDVVSGTVLNQQVILIDSNTIVNIGSGLAIPANAEVIDLSHATVLPGLIDCHTHITSQPSGDYYGDIFRKTPMDYAVTAHIYAKRTLQAGFTTCRDVGAAAFIDVALRNAINAGEIEGPRLQVATLFIGSTGSHGDLNGFSPFLSFQLPKEMMGVADGVDALRKQVRYNIKYGADVIKFGAGAGVLSEEESVGAPQFSLEEMKAIVEEAKMWGRKTCAHAHGTDAIKQAIRAGVASVEHGSFLDAEAIQLMKQQGTYLVADIYNDDYIMSEYKRLGYPQKILDKEQLVGRTQRESFAKAVKGGVKIAYGTDAGVYPHGWNGKQFYYMVKYGLTPIQAIQAATINAADLLGWKERIGSITKGKWADIIAIEGNPLDDITLLEKVKFVMKDGKVYKNELKK; this is encoded by the coding sequence ATGACAAGTAATACCCATACATTTTCTGTGTTGTCCATTATCCGGGCTTTTGGCATTGTTGCAATTACCAATTATGCGTTTAATTTTACTTATTCAAATATACAAACCAACTGCTATCCTATCTCACCTTATTCCATGAAGCTAAAGTTTATCTTACTCTTTGCTCTTACTATTATTTTCTGTCAGCTGGTTGCAGCTCAGTCTAGATTAAAAGCCATCAAAGCTGGAAAAGTCATTGATGTAGTCAGTGGTACAGTATTAAACCAACAGGTTATCCTGATTGATAGTAATACTATTGTCAATATAGGTTCGGGACTGGCCATCCCTGCCAATGCAGAAGTTATCGATCTAAGTCATGCTACAGTATTACCAGGTTTGATTGACTGCCATACTCACATTACTTCTCAACCCAGTGGTGACTATTATGGTGATATTTTCCGCAAAACGCCTATGGACTATGCTGTAACAGCCCATATCTATGCCAAACGCACATTACAGGCAGGATTTACGACTTGTCGCGATGTAGGTGCTGCAGCCTTTATAGATGTAGCATTGCGTAATGCTATCAATGCAGGAGAAATTGAAGGTCCCCGGTTGCAGGTTGCCACTTTATTTATTGGCTCTACAGGAAGTCATGGTGACTTAAATGGGTTCTCTCCTTTCCTGAGTTTTCAGTTACCCAAAGAAATGATGGGAGTAGCCGATGGTGTTGATGCGCTTCGCAAACAAGTACGGTATAATATTAAATATGGAGCAGATGTGATCAAGTTTGGGGCCGGAGCTGGCGTGTTATCTGAGGAAGAAAGTGTGGGTGCACCTCAGTTTTCACTGGAGGAAATGAAAGCTATCGTAGAAGAAGCAAAAATGTGGGGACGGAAAACCTGTGCTCATGCTCATGGCACAGATGCTATCAAACAGGCTATCCGGGCAGGAGTAGCCTCTGTAGAACATGGCAGCTTTCTGGATGCTGAGGCAATACAGCTTATGAAACAGCAAGGTACTTATCTGGTTGCCGACATTTACAACGATGATTACATTATGAGTGAATACAAACGCCTGGGCTATCCGCAAAAGATTCTGGACAAAGAACAACTGGTAGGACGTACGCAACGCGAAAGTTTTGCCAAAGCAGTAAAAGGAGGTGTTAAAATAGCCTATGGAACAGATGCAGGTGTATACCCTCATGGATGGAATGGAAAACAGTTTTACTACATGGTAAAGTATGGTCTTACTCCTATTCAGGCTATTCAGGCAGCGACTATCAATGCAGCAGATCTATTAGGATGGAAAGAACGTATAGGCTCAATTACCAAAGGCAAATGGGCTGATATTATTGCGATAGAAGGAAATCCACTGGATGATATTACTCTATTGGAGAAAGTTAAATTTGTAATGAAAGATGGTAAAGTTTACAAGAACGAACTAAAAAAATAA
- a CDS encoding MauE/DoxX family redox-associated membrane protein, protein MEWHLIAMAILYIIAGILHFVKPRMYESIMPPYIPDHRAMVLLSGFAESALGIGLLFSPTRVWSAWGIVLLLIAIFPANIYMATSQKFHRIPSWLLRARLPLQAVLIAWALRYT, encoded by the coding sequence ATGGAATGGCATCTGATAGCAATGGCAATACTTTATATTATAGCGGGAATCCTTCACTTTGTAAAACCCCGTATGTATGAATCGATCATGCCCCCCTACATTCCGGATCATCGTGCTATGGTGCTGCTCAGTGGATTTGCAGAATCTGCCTTAGGTATTGGTTTATTATTTTCACCAACCAGGGTTTGGTCTGCGTGGGGCATTGTACTTTTGCTGATTGCTATATTTCCTGCCAATATCTATATGGCTACCAGCCAAAAATTCCATCGCATTCCGTCCTGGCTACTACGGGCTCGCCTCCCACTACAGGCTGTCTTGATCGCATGGGCTTTACGGTATACCTAA